In Halobaculum rubrum, the following are encoded in one genomic region:
- a CDS encoding HAH_0734 family protein, with protein sequence MKKLIVHGDPGLRKDGIIEYDGEEMRVFSIQRQGDYHGPDEPQLWCTIGTDDEREDFETKTYVPHWLEVDTIDGEALDIVKSGGDLNV encoded by the coding sequence ATGAAGAAGCTCATCGTCCACGGGGATCCCGGCCTGCGCAAGGACGGTATCATCGAGTACGACGGCGAGGAGATGCGCGTCTTCTCCATTCAGCGGCAGGGCGACTACCACGGCCCCGACGAGCCGCAGCTGTGGTGCACCATCGGCACCGACGACGAGCGCGAGGACTTCGAGACGAAGACGTACGTCCCCCACTGGCTGGAGGTCGACACGATCGACGGCGAGGCGCTGGACATCGTCAAGTCCGGCGGCGACCTCAACGTTTGA
- a CDS encoding ABC transporter ATP-binding protein, whose product MSDRPTSSATDGDAGDGGGDDNENVAGDGTAAAAGDTATEETVLSVEHVDSGYGDVQVLDDLSLSLSAGEVACLIGPNGAGKSTVLKTVFGLLTPWSGHVRYRGDDIGGLAPEEIVREGIGYVPQTENVFGSLTIEENLRMGGVARDDDLGPVIDQLYDRFPILTEKRNAKARTLSGGQRQVLAFARALVMEPDVLLIDEPSAGLAPNTADEVFDDVLAVNDLGTAILMVEQNARKGLSISDSGYVLDQGTVAYADEADALLDNPDVSRLYLGG is encoded by the coding sequence ATGAGCGATCGACCGACCTCGTCCGCGACCGACGGCGACGCCGGGGACGGCGGCGGAGACGACAACGAAAACGTCGCAGGCGACGGCACCGCTGCCGCCGCCGGCGACACCGCCACCGAGGAGACCGTGCTCTCGGTGGAGCACGTCGACAGCGGCTACGGGGACGTGCAGGTGCTCGACGACCTCTCGCTGTCGCTGTCGGCCGGCGAGGTCGCGTGTCTCATCGGGCCGAACGGCGCCGGCAAGTCGACGGTGCTGAAGACGGTGTTCGGGCTGTTGACGCCGTGGTCGGGGCACGTCCGCTACCGCGGCGACGACATCGGCGGGCTGGCTCCCGAGGAGATCGTCCGCGAGGGGATCGGCTACGTCCCCCAGACCGAGAACGTGTTCGGGAGCCTCACGATCGAGGAGAACCTCCGCATGGGCGGCGTCGCCCGCGACGACGACCTCGGACCGGTGATCGACCAACTGTACGACCGGTTCCCGATCCTCACGGAGAAGCGGAACGCGAAAGCAAGGACGCTCTCGGGCGGTCAGCGGCAGGTGCTGGCGTTCGCGCGCGCGCTCGTGATGGAGCCGGACGTGCTGCTGATCGACGAGCCGTCGGCGGGCCTGGCGCCCAACACCGCCGACGAGGTGTTCGACGACGTGCTCGCGGTCAACGACCTCGGGACGGCGATCCTGATGGTCGAGCAGAACGCCCGCAAGGGGCTGTCCATCTCCGACTCGGGCTACGTGCTCGATCAGGGGACCGTCGCGTACGCCGACGAGGCGGACGCGCTGCTCGACAACCCCGACGTGTCGCGGCTGTATCTCGGCGGGTAG
- a CDS encoding ABC transporter ATP-binding protein, translating into MSEGERTPALTDGPNLDKEDVVLRVDGLRKTFGGLVATDDASFAVERGTVTGLIGPNGAGKSTIFNLVSGFYEPDGGTVTVNGVDVTGAEPHEVADEGLIRTFQTPRTLEGMTVREAMLVGPQRQPGESFVKLFTSPGEVEAAETRNIEDAQRMLERFEIDHLATQPATDLSGGQLKLVELARAMLAEPELLLLDEPVAGVNPTLANKLRDHIARLNEEGVTLCIIEHDMEFIMNLADPIVVLDQGSVLVEGTPDAVRNDDRVIDAYLGGPGE; encoded by the coding sequence ATGAGTGAGGGCGAACGGACGCCCGCGCTGACCGACGGTCCGAACCTCGACAAGGAGGACGTCGTGTTGCGCGTCGACGGGCTCCGGAAGACGTTCGGCGGCCTCGTCGCCACCGACGACGCCTCCTTCGCCGTCGAGCGAGGGACGGTTACGGGCCTCATCGGCCCGAACGGCGCCGGCAAGTCGACGATCTTCAACCTCGTCTCGGGCTTCTACGAGCCCGACGGGGGCACCGTCACGGTCAACGGGGTCGACGTGACCGGCGCCGAACCCCACGAGGTCGCCGACGAGGGGCTCATCCGGACGTTCCAGACGCCCCGCACGTTGGAGGGAATGACCGTCCGCGAGGCGATGCTCGTCGGGCCGCAGCGCCAGCCCGGCGAGTCGTTCGTGAAGCTGTTCACGAGCCCCGGGGAGGTCGAGGCCGCGGAGACGCGCAACATCGAGGACGCCCAGCGCATGCTGGAGCGATTCGAGATCGACCACCTCGCGACCCAGCCCGCGACCGACCTCTCGGGCGGGCAGCTGAAGCTGGTGGAGCTCGCGCGGGCGATGCTCGCCGAGCCCGAACTGCTCTTGCTGGACGAACCGGTCGCGGGCGTCAACCCGACCCTCGCGAACAAACTGCGCGACCATATCGCCCGCCTCAACGAGGAGGGCGTCACGCTGTGCATCATCGAACACGACATGGAGTTCATCATGAACCTCGCCGACCCGATCGTCGTTCTCGACCAGGGAAGCGTCCTCGTCGAGGGAACGCCCGACGCCGTCCGTAACGACGACCGCGTCATCGACGCCTACCTCGGAGGGCCGGGCGAATGA
- a CDS encoding branched-chain amino acid ABC transporter permease, with protein MSAVDAARGRFADLTRAEQGVVGFVVLLAALLLFGLVTGGLAPTYFLYLVGLVGMYVLLSFGLNVQWGYTGLINFSVAAFFGIGAYGTALLTADNSPIGADGWQFSLAGVELVWVSGARLYGLLPLTVLGLLVAVALAAVVAVAIGIPTLRLRADYLAIASLGLAEVVRLLFLNQRGVTNGSAGLRGLPGFFDGWPVLGTLPQTLPGVQVHEVAVPGLGSTRLLGFTLGAPFWQALLNVGLVLAMVAVVFAVLRRVHRSPWGRVLRTIRSDEDLAEALGKDTYAFKMQSFVLGSVIMALAGVFYAHLNLFVSPGNLEPINTFYVWIAVILGGSGSNRGAIFGGFVVIAIREGTRFLGEVLPASFPLDLPLVTSTYATVVNNFASTRLLAVGLLIILVMRFRPQGVLPPQRELIWPASVAASAGPGETDPRETVTEDAAAGAPETGSDSDAEPDDPAARNGGEDDE; from the coding sequence GTGAGCGCCGTGGACGCAGCCCGCGGACGGTTCGCGGACCTCACTCGCGCCGAACAGGGCGTCGTGGGATTCGTCGTCCTGCTGGCGGCGCTGCTGCTGTTCGGCCTCGTCACCGGCGGGCTCGCGCCGACGTACTTCCTGTATCTCGTCGGCCTCGTCGGGATGTACGTCCTGCTGTCGTTCGGGCTGAACGTGCAGTGGGGGTACACCGGGCTGATCAACTTCTCGGTCGCGGCGTTCTTCGGGATCGGCGCGTACGGCACGGCGCTGCTCACCGCCGACAACTCCCCGATCGGGGCTGACGGATGGCAGTTCAGCCTCGCCGGCGTGGAGCTGGTGTGGGTCTCGGGGGCTCGCCTCTACGGCCTCCTCCCGCTCACCGTGCTCGGCCTGCTGGTCGCGGTGGCGCTCGCGGCGGTCGTCGCCGTCGCCATCGGGATCCCGACGCTGCGCCTGCGCGCCGACTACCTCGCTATCGCGTCGCTCGGGCTCGCGGAGGTCGTCCGCCTGCTGTTCTTGAACCAGCGCGGCGTGACCAACGGGAGCGCCGGCCTTCGTGGCCTCCCGGGGTTCTTCGACGGCTGGCCGGTGCTGGGAACGCTCCCGCAGACGTTGCCCGGGGTCCAAGTCCACGAAGTGGCGGTCCCGGGACTCGGGTCCACGCGGCTGCTCGGGTTCACGCTCGGGGCGCCGTTCTGGCAGGCGCTGTTGAACGTCGGGCTCGTGCTCGCGATGGTCGCCGTCGTCTTCGCCGTCCTTCGCCGGGTTCATCGCTCGCCGTGGGGGCGCGTGCTTCGGACGATCCGCTCGGACGAGGACCTCGCGGAGGCACTGGGGAAGGACACCTACGCGTTCAAGATGCAGTCGTTCGTGCTCGGGAGCGTGATCATGGCGCTGGCGGGCGTGTTCTACGCGCACCTGAACCTGTTCGTCAGCCCGGGGAACCTGGAGCCGATCAACACGTTCTACGTGTGGATCGCGGTGATCCTCGGCGGGAGCGGCTCGAACCGCGGGGCGATCTTCGGCGGCTTCGTCGTCATCGCCATCCGCGAGGGGACCCGCTTCCTCGGGGAGGTGTTGCCGGCGTCGTTCCCGCTGGACCTGCCGCTCGTGACGAGCACGTACGCGACGGTCGTGAACAACTTCGCGTCGACGCGGCTGCTCGCGGTCGGCCTGCTGATCATCCTCGTCATGCGGTTCCGCCCCCAGGGCGTGCTCCCGCCCCAGCGGGAACTCATCTGGCCGGCGTCGGTCGCCGCCTCGGCGGGACCGGGCGAGACGGACCCCCGCGAGACGGTCACGGAGGACGCCGCCGCGGGCGCGCCCGAGACCGGCTCCGACTCCGACGCGGAGCCCGACGATCCCGCGGCCCGAAACGGAGGTGAGGACGATGAGTGA
- a CDS encoding branched-chain amino acid ABC transporter permease, with protein MSVLEYLANGLVFSSIIVLSSIGLSLVYSIANFANFAHGDTMTVGAYTALVTFGFVGTLGAEVLGLPLGFFLALVVGVAVAAAVAVLTHKIVYEPLDIGSIGLLITSIGVAFVYRAIIQLGFGTGFVEFQIPLLRPIEALLPYGIRMTLHDVAIVGSAAVLVAGLHALLQYTDLGRKMRATADNPSLARVSGIRTDRIEIWTWVIGAGLAGAGGVFLGLYNNISPRMGFNILLVVFAAVILGGIGSVYGAMVGGFLIGMINQLTPILPRLGQEIPFVPESFGIPIGIEYANAIVFLIMVAVLLVRPSGIAGEEAT; from the coding sequence ATGTCGGTTCTCGAATATCTGGCGAACGGGCTCGTGTTCAGCAGCATCATCGTGTTGTCCAGCATCGGGCTCTCGTTGGTGTACTCGATCGCGAACTTCGCCAACTTCGCCCACGGCGACACGATGACCGTCGGCGCCTACACCGCGCTGGTGACGTTCGGCTTCGTGGGCACGCTCGGCGCGGAGGTGCTCGGACTGCCGCTCGGCTTCTTCCTCGCGCTGGTCGTCGGCGTCGCGGTCGCCGCGGCGGTCGCGGTGCTCACCCACAAGATCGTCTACGAGCCGCTCGATATCGGCTCGATCGGGCTGCTCATCACGTCTATCGGGGTCGCGTTCGTGTATCGCGCGATCATCCAACTCGGCTTCGGAACCGGGTTCGTCGAGTTCCAGATCCCGCTGTTGCGACCGATCGAGGCGCTGCTCCCGTACGGGATCCGGATGACGCTCCACGACGTGGCGATCGTCGGCAGCGCCGCCGTGCTGGTCGCCGGGCTCCACGCCCTGCTCCAGTACACTGACCTCGGCCGGAAGATGCGCGCGACGGCTGACAACCCCTCGCTGGCACGCGTCTCGGGGATCCGGACCGACCGGATCGAGATCTGGACGTGGGTCATCGGCGCCGGACTCGCCGGCGCCGGCGGCGTCTTCCTCGGGCTCTACAACAACATCTCGCCCCGGATGGGATTCAATATCCTCCTAGTCGTGTTCGCGGCCGTCATCCTCGGCGGGATCGGCTCCGTCTACGGCGCGATGGTCGGCGGCTTCCTCATCGGAATGATCAACCAACTGACCCCGATCCTCCCGCGGCTCGGACAGGAGATCCCGTTCGTCCCCGAGAGCTTCGGCATCCCCATCGGCATCGAGTACGCGAACGCCATCGTGTTCCTCATCATGGTCGCCGTGCTGCTCGTGCGACCGTCCGGCATCGCCGGGGAGGAGGCGACGTGA
- a CDS encoding ABC transporter substrate-binding protein has protein sequence MVSDDIGPNRRDVLKASGAAGLAGLAGLAGCSTTDDAATDTEQSGDGGGGDEETTADDGGNGGGGETGSYSIGMVNSLTGSLSAFGQRNQRGKELALADVNEVGIGGRDLEITVEDSESQSQAGVSAAQKLVNQDGVPFVIGAVGSGVSLAIYESVIQGTDVVQLSQNSTSPDLTDFPGLLRMSPTGSTQSTALARIIGEDGYDSVALAWVNNDYGQGLAEAFREEWGGDIVYDEPHDQGQSSYSSTVSGMANSGADAWLFITYQPEFTSMAQEAYSNGYEAQFYGADSVQGSDVLGNTPEGSLDGMKVVVPSAAVDQDNYQTFASEFESEYGETPSSWSAFAYDCVVTAALSVATADEFTGAALQETVRDVTRPEGEEVFTFAEAMEVLGEDGSPSDIDYQGVSGPIDFDENGDPVGFLQILTVENHEYVSSGTIEG, from the coding sequence ATGGTATCGGATGACATCGGACCGAACCGGCGGGACGTACTGAAGGCGTCAGGGGCTGCGGGCCTCGCAGGGCTGGCGGGACTCGCCGGCTGTAGCACGACCGACGACGCGGCGACCGACACCGAGCAATCGGGCGACGGTGGCGGCGGCGACGAGGAGACGACCGCCGACGACGGCGGGAACGGAGGCGGCGGGGAGACCGGATCGTATTCGATCGGAATGGTCAACTCGCTCACCGGGTCGCTGTCGGCGTTCGGCCAGCGCAACCAGCGCGGGAAGGAGCTCGCGCTCGCGGACGTGAACGAGGTCGGCATCGGCGGTCGCGATCTGGAGATCACCGTCGAGGACTCCGAGAGCCAGTCGCAGGCCGGCGTCTCGGCCGCACAGAAGCTCGTCAACCAGGACGGCGTGCCGTTCGTCATCGGCGCGGTCGGCTCGGGCGTCTCGCTGGCCATCTACGAGTCGGTGATCCAGGGGACCGACGTGGTGCAGTTGAGCCAGAACTCCACCAGCCCGGACTTGACGGACTTCCCGGGGCTTCTGCGGATGTCGCCGACGGGGAGCACCCAGTCGACGGCGCTGGCGCGCATCATCGGAGAGGACGGCTACGACTCCGTCGCGCTCGCGTGGGTCAACAACGACTACGGGCAGGGCCTGGCCGAGGCGTTCCGGGAGGAGTGGGGCGGCGACATCGTCTACGACGAGCCTCACGATCAGGGGCAGTCGTCGTACTCCTCGACGGTGTCCGGGATGGCCAACTCCGGCGCGGACGCGTGGCTGTTCATCACCTACCAGCCGGAGTTCACCTCGATGGCACAGGAGGCGTACTCCAACGGCTACGAGGCCCAGTTCTACGGCGCCGACTCCGTCCAGGGGTCGGACGTGCTCGGCAACACGCCCGAGGGGAGCCTCGACGGCATGAAAGTCGTCGTTCCCTCCGCGGCCGTCGACCAGGACAACTACCAGACGTTCGCCTCGGAGTTCGAGTCGGAGTACGGCGAGACCCCGTCCTCGTGGTCGGCGTTCGCCTACGACTGCGTGGTCACGGCGGCGCTGTCGGTCGCGACCGCCGACGAGTTCACCGGCGCGGCCCTGCAGGAGACCGTCCGCGACGTGACGCGTCCGGAGGGCGAGGAGGTGTTCACCTTCGCGGAGGCGATGGAGGTGCTCGGCGAGGACGGCTCCCCCTCCGACATCGATTACCAGGGCGTTTCCGGCCCGATCGACTTCGACGAGAACGGCGACCCGGTCGGGTTCCTGCAGATCCTCACCGTGGAGAACCACGAGTACGTCTCCTCGGGCACGATCGAGGGCTAA
- a CDS encoding proline dehydrogenase family protein: protein MIPPIANNFVAGETPEAALSHVEDLNGQGIGAILNLLGEHYHERDAADADADAYVALVETIAERDLDACVSVKPSQIGLGVSSAAFEENLARIVDSASGSDADRTTGRGPGADDDCFVWIDMEDHDTTDVTLDAFERHAVETDGNVGVCVQANLQRTPDDLERLASLPGTVRLVKGAYDEPGEIAHRKKARVDEAYRNCLAFMFREFDDGVAVGSHDPAMIDHARDLHAEYGTPYEVQMLMGVREEAQVDLAAEGIEVNQYVPYGSKWFQYFTRRVRERKENALFALRAVLG from the coding sequence GTGATACCGCCTATCGCGAACAACTTCGTCGCCGGGGAGACGCCCGAGGCGGCCCTGTCGCACGTCGAGGACCTGAACGGGCAGGGGATCGGGGCCATCCTGAACCTCCTCGGCGAGCACTACCACGAGCGAGACGCCGCCGACGCGGACGCCGACGCGTACGTCGCACTGGTCGAGACGATCGCCGAGCGCGACCTCGACGCCTGCGTCTCGGTGAAGCCCTCGCAGATCGGGCTCGGCGTCTCGTCGGCCGCGTTCGAGGAGAACCTCGCGCGCATCGTCGACAGCGCGTCGGGTTCCGACGCGGACCGGACGACCGGGCGGGGCCCGGGAGCCGACGACGACTGCTTCGTCTGGATCGACATGGAGGACCACGACACCACCGACGTGACGCTCGACGCCTTCGAGCGCCACGCCGTCGAGACGGACGGAAACGTGGGCGTCTGCGTGCAGGCGAACCTGCAACGGACGCCGGATGACCTCGAACGGCTGGCGTCGCTCCCGGGGACGGTTCGACTCGTGAAGGGCGCCTACGACGAGCCGGGGGAGATCGCCCACCGGAAGAAGGCGCGGGTCGACGAGGCGTACCGGAACTGTCTGGCGTTCATGTTCCGCGAGTTCGACGATGGCGTCGCGGTCGGGAGTCACGACCCGGCGATGATCGACCACGCTCGCGACCTCCACGCCGAATACGGGACGCCCTACGAGGTGCAGATGCTGATGGGCGTCCGCGAGGAGGCACAGGTCGACCTCGCCGCCGAGGGGATCGAGGTGAACCAGTACGTCCCGTACGGCAGCAAGTGGTTCCAGTACTTCACGCGGCGGGTGCGCGAGCGCAAGGAGAACGCGCTGTTCGCGCTGCGGGCGGTCCTCGGGTAG
- a CDS encoding helix-turn-helix domain-containing protein yields the protein MHQEMNAGTRLTLDLWHPNCWAIEATERAGGGVLAHAIYDTPKTAPESVNGLFTAFGDTNREVQALLEEIRASEYAGEVLELQERFGRARDAPGNVVREFFLEYDPNDMVCPTLLRHGFVHSAPVRIENGREEWQLCFTGDRSGIEAALDDVREDAGAEVSVVSITAADGAADRTEREQRLDTLTPTQREVFEAARAAGYYEWPRGCSTRELADRVDRSKTTLLEHLRKAESKLLDP from the coding sequence ATGCACCAGGAGATGAACGCCGGGACCCGACTCACGCTCGACCTCTGGCACCCGAACTGCTGGGCTATCGAGGCGACCGAACGGGCCGGAGGCGGCGTATTGGCCCACGCCATCTACGACACCCCGAAGACGGCACCCGAGTCGGTCAACGGACTGTTCACGGCCTTCGGCGACACGAACCGGGAGGTGCAGGCGCTCCTTGAGGAGATCCGGGCGTCGGAGTACGCGGGGGAGGTGCTCGAACTCCAGGAGCGGTTCGGTCGCGCCCGCGACGCCCCGGGCAACGTCGTCCGGGAGTTCTTCCTCGAGTACGACCCGAACGACATGGTCTGTCCGACGCTGCTGCGCCACGGCTTCGTCCACAGCGCGCCGGTCCGGATCGAGAACGGTCGCGAGGAGTGGCAGCTCTGTTTCACCGGCGATCGGTCGGGCATCGAGGCGGCCCTCGACGACGTCCGGGAGGACGCCGGCGCGGAGGTGTCCGTCGTCTCGATCACGGCCGCCGACGGCGCGGCCGACCGCACGGAGCGCGAACAGCGCCTCGACACGCTCACGCCGACCCAGCGGGAAGTGTTCGAGGCGGCCCGCGCGGCCGGCTACTACGAGTGGCCCCGCGGCTGCTCGACGCGGGAGCTGGCCGACCGCGTGGACCGCTCGAAGACGACGCTGCTCGAACATCTGCGAAAGGCCGAGTCGAAGCTGCTGGACCCCTGA
- a CDS encoding aldehyde dehydrogenase family protein, whose amino-acid sequence MPAAYQHYIDGEWTDGTGEETFVSENPANGEELGEFRRGTEADVDRAVAAADDAFEEWKELSHIDRAEYLWDIYHELKDRHDELGEIVTMECGKEISEGKADVTEAWHMVEWAAGDARHPKGDVVPSEIPSKDAYMRRKPRGVVGCITPWNFPVAIPFWHMAVALVEGNTVVFKPAEQTPWCAQILAEMFEDAGVPDGVFNLVQGFGDAGNAIVEDDRVDTVLFTGSAEVGHKIASKVGGEPGKLAACEMGGKNGIVVTENADLDTAVHSATMSSFKTTGQRCVSSERLIVHEDVYDEFKERFVENARNVAVGDPLDESTFMGPLIEPEHKEKVSEYNQLAKDEGVNVLVDREELEDSEIPEGHDDGHWVGPFVYEADAKEDLRCTHEEVFGPHVALLKYSGDIEEAVEIHNDTDYGLAGAIISEDYRQINYFRDNAEIGLAYGNLPCIGAEVHLPFGGVKKSGNGYPSAREVIEAVTERTAWTLNNSKEIEMAQGLSADIKTRDD is encoded by the coding sequence ATGCCGGCAGCCTACCAGCACTACATCGACGGCGAGTGGACCGACGGGACGGGCGAGGAGACGTTCGTCTCGGAGAACCCCGCGAACGGCGAGGAGCTCGGCGAGTTCCGCCGCGGCACCGAGGCTGACGTCGACCGCGCCGTCGCCGCCGCCGACGACGCGTTCGAGGAGTGGAAGGAACTCTCCCACATCGACCGCGCGGAGTACCTCTGGGACATCTACCACGAACTCAAGGATCGCCACGACGAACTCGGCGAGATCGTCACCATGGAGTGCGGCAAGGAGATCTCCGAGGGGAAGGCGGACGTAACCGAGGCGTGGCACATGGTCGAGTGGGCCGCCGGCGACGCCCGCCACCCGAAAGGCGACGTGGTTCCCTCCGAGATCCCCAGCAAGGACGCCTACATGCGGCGCAAGCCGCGCGGCGTCGTGGGCTGCATCACTCCCTGGAACTTCCCCGTCGCCATCCCGTTTTGGCACATGGCCGTCGCGCTCGTCGAGGGCAACACAGTCGTGTTCAAGCCCGCCGAGCAGACGCCCTGGTGTGCGCAGATCCTCGCGGAGATGTTCGAGGACGCGGGCGTCCCCGACGGCGTGTTCAACCTCGTCCAAGGGTTCGGCGACGCCGGCAACGCCATCGTCGAGGACGACCGCGTCGACACGGTCCTGTTCACCGGGAGCGCCGAGGTCGGCCACAAGATCGCGAGCAAGGTCGGGGGCGAACCCGGGAAGCTCGCGGCCTGCGAGATGGGCGGGAAAAACGGGATCGTGGTCACCGAGAACGCCGATCTCGACACGGCGGTTCACTCGGCGACGATGTCGAGCTTCAAGACGACGGGTCAGCGCTGCGTCTCCTCCGAGCGCCTGATCGTCCACGAGGACGTGTACGACGAGTTCAAGGAGCGGTTCGTCGAGAACGCCCGGAACGTCGCGGTCGGCGACCCGCTCGACGAGAGCACGTTCATGGGGCCGCTCATCGAGCCAGAGCACAAGGAGAAAGTCTCCGAGTACAACCAACTCGCGAAAGACGAGGGCGTGAACGTCCTGGTTGACCGCGAGGAGTTAGAGGACTCCGAGATCCCCGAGGGCCACGATGATGGCCACTGGGTCGGGCCGTTCGTGTACGAGGCCGACGCGAAGGAGGACCTCCGCTGCACTCACGAGGAGGTCTTCGGCCCGCACGTGGCGCTGTTGAAGTACAGCGGGGACATCGAGGAGGCGGTGGAGATCCACAACGACACGGACTACGGGCTCGCCGGAGCGATCATCTCGGAGGACTACCGGCAGATCAACTACTTCCGAGACAACGCGGAGATCGGGCTGGCGTACGGCAACCTGCCGTGCATCGGCGCGGAGGTCCACCTCCCGTTCGGCGGCGTGAAGAAGTCGGGCAACGGCTACCCCTCGGCGCGTGAGGTCATCGAGGCGGTGACCGAGCGCACCGCGTGGACGCTCAACAACTCCAAGGAGATCGAGATGGCGCAGGGCCTCTCGGCCGACATCAAGACCAGAGACGACTGA
- a CDS encoding HVO_0234 family beta-propeller protein yields MPTIAEKRVFTKRDDVVRALVASSMGVVGVSLSGDIVGEFGIEHRCDARDVAARGDAVAVATDEDVLVGDFEPTGHGPAVAVGVADEGVIAAAPDGAVSVLASDADADGSNADNADADDDVWTAVGSVDDPRRLDGRLVAAADGVHRLADGSLEYAGLDDARDVSDRGVPLAVTDEALYTLGNGWMRDLDPADDETTDPGVQAGPGFRCVAADGGGERAVAATGAALYERADATATDWVRHDESGVVDAAFAGRHLVAVTGGGEARVYADGGWRGRTLGLPEVRAVAVPGDH; encoded by the coding sequence ATGCCAACTATCGCCGAGAAGCGCGTGTTCACGAAGCGCGACGACGTGGTTCGGGCGCTCGTGGCGAGTTCGATGGGCGTCGTCGGGGTCTCCCTCTCGGGCGACATCGTGGGCGAGTTCGGGATCGAACACCGCTGTGACGCCCGCGACGTGGCCGCCCGCGGCGACGCCGTCGCGGTGGCGACCGACGAGGACGTGCTCGTCGGCGACTTCGAGCCGACGGGCCACGGCCCCGCCGTCGCCGTGGGCGTCGCGGACGAAGGTGTCATCGCGGCGGCGCCCGACGGCGCCGTTTCGGTGCTCGCCAGCGACGCGGACGCCGACGGTTCGAACGCCGACAACGCGGACGCCGACGACGACGTGTGGACCGCCGTCGGCTCGGTCGACGACCCACGCCGGCTGGACGGTCGGCTCGTCGCCGCCGCCGACGGCGTCCACCGCCTGGCCGACGGGAGCCTGGAGTACGCCGGGCTGGACGACGCGAGGGACGTGAGCGACCGGGGCGTTCCGCTGGCGGTGACCGACGAGGCGCTGTACACCCTCGGCAACGGCTGGATGCGCGACCTCGACCCGGCCGACGACGAGACCACGGATCCGGGCGTCCAGGCCGGGCCCGGGTTCCGCTGCGTCGCCGCGGACGGAGGCGGGGAGCGCGCAGTCGCCGCGACGGGTGCGGCGCTGTACGAGCGCGCCGACGCGACGGCGACCGACTGGGTCCGGCACGACGAGTCGGGCGTGGTCGACGCCGCGTTTGCGGGTCGCCACCTCGTCGCGGTCACCGGCGGCGGCGAGGCCCGGGTGTACGCCGACGGAGGGTGGCGCGGACGGACGCTCGGGCTGCCCGAGGTTCGGGCGGTCGCAGTCCCGGGCGACCACTGA
- the prs gene encoding ribose-phosphate diphosphokinase — protein sequence MIVPGSASQALAAALADHAERPLATPEYRWFPDGEACASVPDFAGEEAVVVAATDSNDALVELLQLQDAVREAGAETVTTVLPYMGYARQDRAFEEGQPVSARAVARAVSTGTDRVLLVTPHEAGVADYFDVPVEVLEAAPLLAEPLPADLSEPLFLGPDASAEELAVAVRDAYGGGETDFFEKARDYDTGEVTVTPGDADVAGRDVVVVDDIIATGSTMSEAVAALHERDCDDVYTACVHGMLASNARTKLAAAGVTRVVASDTLERAESDVSVAPLVADAL from the coding sequence ATGATCGTACCCGGGTCCGCATCGCAGGCGCTCGCGGCCGCGCTCGCCGACCACGCCGAGCGGCCGCTCGCCACGCCGGAGTACCGCTGGTTCCCGGACGGCGAGGCGTGCGCCTCCGTGCCCGACTTCGCCGGCGAGGAGGCCGTCGTCGTGGCCGCGACCGACTCCAACGACGCGCTCGTCGAACTGCTCCAGTTACAGGACGCCGTCCGCGAGGCCGGCGCCGAGACCGTCACGACCGTCCTGCCGTACATGGGCTACGCCCGCCAGGACCGCGCGTTCGAGGAGGGACAGCCCGTCTCCGCGCGGGCGGTCGCCCGCGCTGTCTCGACCGGAACCGACCGCGTCCTCCTCGTGACGCCCCACGAGGCCGGCGTGGCCGACTACTTCGACGTGCCCGTCGAGGTGCTCGAGGCCGCGCCGTTGCTGGCGGAGCCGCTCCCCGCGGACCTGTCGGAACCGCTGTTTCTCGGCCCCGACGCCTCCGCGGAGGAGTTGGCCGTCGCCGTCCGCGACGCCTACGGCGGCGGCGAGACGGACTTCTTCGAGAAGGCGCGCGACTACGACACCGGCGAGGTGACCGTCACGCCCGGCGACGCCGACGTGGCCGGCCGCGACGTGGTCGTCGTCGACGACATCATCGCGACCGGGTCGACGATGAGCGAGGCGGTCGCCGCCCTGCACGAGCGCGACTGCGACGACGTGTACACCGCCTGCGTCCACGGGATGCTCGCGAGCAACGCCCGCACGAAGCTCGCCGCCGCCGGCGTCACGCGCGTCGTCGCCAGCGACACGCTCGAGCGTGCCGAAAGCGACGTGTCGGTGGCGCCGCTGGTGGCCGACGCGCTGTAG